In one Amaranthus tricolor cultivar Red isolate AtriRed21 chromosome 8, ASM2621246v1, whole genome shotgun sequence genomic region, the following are encoded:
- the LOC130821303 gene encoding jasmonate-induced protein homolog encodes MTSAQQPAEKQMENREKMIIDAAGMKNSQAQSSDVVISKIYNETLGLELEILKHNVWFGSIIGTFPKTIGKGGIGSIASRGDPPGNKTGSKVAVIYTGSNIVDGPNNCAWLLAWHAPADGTTPTKVYVESGDINKYSDKINWDEIEANLEVSSNGSSYADNDTRTEASAQIEKTDITRATAVFDVIPITN; translated from the exons ATGACAAGCGCACAACAACCCGCAGAAAAACAAATGGAAAATAGGGAAAAAATGATAATTGATGCGGCAGGAATGAAGAATTCACAAGCACAATCGTCAGATGTTGTGATATCAAAAATATACAATGAAACCTTGGGATTGGAATTGGAGATTCTGAAGCACAATGTTTGGTTTGGTTCCATAATTGGCACTTTCCCTAAAACCATCGGAAAAGGTGGTATTGGTAGTATTGCCAGCCGAGGAGATCCACCAGGAAATAAAACCGGGTCTAAGGTAGCCGTCATTTATACTGGCAGTAATATCGTCGATGGACCTAATAATTGTGCGTGGCTCTTGGCTTGGCATGCACCTGCTGATGGCACCACTCCGACTAAG GTATATGTAGAAAGCGGGGATATAAACAAATACTCGGATAAAATTAACTGGGATGAAATTGAAGCCAATCTAGAAGTTTCTTCCAACGGAAGCAGCTATGCAGACAATGATACTAGAACTGAGGCGTCTGCCCAAATTGAGAAAACTGATATTACCCGAGCTACTGCTGTATTTGATGTTATtccaattacaaattaa
- the LOC130821315 gene encoding uncharacterized protein LOC130821315 encodes MASSQQVANISEENRAILCKLKNDIKASNGGVNLNAQSQATTTMNMSNMGVGQMIVHDNYNWSGNVLGIYPTINAMDTRNFMHRGIPPKDPQGSYGCVIYAGPNVQGGAINCAWVLAWKVLGDGSPNKIYVETGVLTKYPKGAVNWNAIKASLDNSSNESQNRDPLSGAEASAMIDASGNNAAASALFTVSL; translated from the exons ATGGCATCTTCCCAGCAAGTAGCTAACATCAGTGAGGAGAACAGGGCAATCCTTTGTAAATTGAAGAATGACATTAAGGCATCTAATGGAGGAGTTAACCTGAATGCCCAAAGTCAAGCAACCACAACAATGAACATGAGCAATATGGGAGTGGGACAAATGATTGTTCATGATAACTATAATTGGTCTGGAAATGTTTTGGGCATTTACCCTACTATTAATGCTATGGATACCCGCAACTTTATGCACAGGGGTATCCCCCCCAAGGATCCACAAGGATCTTATGGGTGTGTCATCTATGCCGGGCCTAATGTTCAAGGTGGCGCTATTAATTGTGCATGGGTCTTGGCTTGGAAAGTTCTTGGCGACGGTTCTCCAAACAAA ATTTACGTGGAAACTGGAGTGCTTACCAAATACCCGAAAGGTGCTGTTAATTGGAATGCAATCAAAGCCAGTTTGGATAATTCTAGCAATGAAAGTCAAAATCGTGATCCACTTTCTGGTGCAGAGGCATCTGCCATGATTGATGCATCTGGCAATAATGCGGCAGCCTCTGCTCTCTTTACTGTTAGTCTTTAA
- the LOC130821755 gene encoding jasmonate-induced protein homolog codes for MASSSATSDNHRAALDKLKAELGSGAESGLGDDVKMAYSNVNAQPSQATTRACMLNDGVGTITLHDYKDWSGKVFGSYPPSIPMTRSGKSTHRGVPPKDSQGSMGAVVYVGSNVQGQPNNCAWVLAWWVAGDGSSNKIYVETGPCSKYPKNKIDWDSIKDKLMNSINESNHRDDDTGAEASAKIDETGNIPACAAVFDVTL; via the exons ATGGCCTCTTCATCAGCAACCAGTGATAACCACAGGGCAGCTCTAGACAAGCTAAAGGCAGAATTAGGATCGGGAGCTGAAAGTGGGCTAGGGGATGATGTGAAAATGGCATACAGCAATGTGAATGCACAACCATCCCAAGCAACAACAAGAGCATGTATGCTCAATGATGGAGTGGGAACAATCACCTTACATGACTATAAAGATTGGTCTGGTAAAGTGTTTGGCTCGTATCCTCCTAGTATTCCGATGACTCGTTCGGGTAAGTCAACTCATCGAGGCGTTCCTCCAAAAGATTCACAGGGCTCTATGGGGGCGGTTGTTTATGTTGGCTCCAATGTACAAGGACAACCTAATAATTGTGCATGGGTCTTGGCCTGGTGGGTCGCTGGCGATGGCTCTTCCAATaag ATATACGTGGAAACCGGACCTTGTAGCAAGTATCCAAAGAATAAAATTGACTGGGACTCTATCAAAGACAAGCTGATGAATTCTATTAACGAAAGTAATCATCGTGACGACGATACCGGAGCTGAGGCATCTGCTAAAATTGATGAAACTGGAAATATTCCTGCTTGTGCTGCTGTCTTCGATGTCACCCTTTAA
- the LOC130821222 gene encoding jasmonate-induced protein homolog, translating to MASSSAISDNHRAALDKLKAELGSGAESGLGDDVKMAYSNVNAQPSQATTRACMLNDGVGTITLHDYKDWSGKVFGSYPPSIPMTRSGKSTHRGVPPKDSQGSMGAVVYVGSNVQGQPNNCAWVLAWWVAGDGSSNKIYVETGPCSKYPKNKIDWDSIKDKLMNSINESNHRDDDTGAEASAKIDETGNIPACAAVFDVTL from the exons ATGGCCTCTTCATCAGCAATCAGTGATAACCACAGGGCAGCTCTAGACAAGCTAAAGGCAGAATTAGGATCGGGAGCTGAAAGTGGGCTAGGGGATGATGTGAAAATGGCATACAGCAATGTGAATGCACAACCATCCCAAGCAACAACAAGAGCATGTATGCTCAATGATGGAGTGGGAACAATCACCTTACATGACTATAAAGATTGGTCTGGTAAAGTGTTTGGCTCGTATCCTCCTAGTATTCCGATGACTCGTTCGGGTAAGTCAACTCATCGAGGCGTTCCTCCAAAAGATTCACAGGGCTCTATGGGGGCGGTTGTTTATGTTGGCTCCAATGTACAAGGACAACCTAATAATTGTGCATGGGTCTTGGCCTGGTGGGTCGCTGGCGATGGCTCTTCCAATaag ATATACGTGGAAACCGGACCTTGTAGCAAGTATCCAAAGAATAAAATTGACTGGGACTCTATCAAAGACAAGCTGATGAATTCTATTAACGAAAGTAATCATCGTGACGACGATACCGGAGCTGAGGCATCTGCTAAAATTGATGAAACTGGAAATATTCCTGCTTGTGCTGCTGTTTTCGACGTCACCCTTTAA